In Oryza sativa Japonica Group chromosome 2, ASM3414082v1, the following are encoded in one genomic region:
- the LOC4330853 gene encoding STOREKEEPER protein — protein sequence MPSKRPSQSAMDAGAAPASPSPPRSSKKRSSRPKPRAGDAARHPAPNPSPPPAAAAPASSRSRERERKRRQRGAFADPAAVTAPAAGGQHGGAVQKLWGDADEVALLAGAAAFRARAGHVPRLPDMGALFDSIRGSLSPHIDQAKVYYKLKRLKGKYLHAAPGASAGPHERRVRDLCASVWGADLEPLAEGDDERAAAAAAAAAADQPRTVPDAAAMLPVLTEMLDEYWKTDGRALSSVSLAKGLSLLGTEEARFIEGKWRRQLDSEIQTQMRRHDLAKEVYALLMDAIKALGP from the coding sequence atGCCATCCAAGCGGCCGTCCCAGAGCGCCATGGACGCGggcgccgcgcccgcctcgCCATCCCCTCCCAGGTCGTCGAAGAAGCGCTCGTCCCGCCCCAAGCCCCGCGCGGGCGACGCCGCGCGCCACCCGGCCCCCAACCCTAgcccgccccccgccgccgccgcgcccgcctcctcccgcaGCCGCGAGCGCGAGCGCAAGCGCAGGCAGCGCGGCGCGTTCGCGGACCCCGCCGCGGtgaccgcgcccgccgccggggGGCAGCACGGGGGCGCCGTCCAGAAGCTCTggggcgacgccgacgaggtcgcgctcctcgccggcgccgccgccttccgcgcgcgcgccggccacGTCCCGCGCCTCCCGGACATGGGCGCGCTCTTCGACTCCATCAGGGGCTCCCTCTCCCCGCACATCGACCAGGCCAAGGTGTACTACAAGCTGAAGCGGCTCAAGGGCAAGTACCTGCACGCGGCGCCCGGCGCGTCCGCGGGACCGCACGAACGCCGCGTGCGCGACCTCTGCGCGAGCGTCTGGGGCGCCGACCTCGAGCCCCTTGCTGAGGGCGACGACGaaagggccgccgccgccgccgccgccgccgccgccgaccagccGCGCACTgtcccggacgccgccgccatgctgCCTGTGCTGACTGAGATGCTTGATGAGTACTGGAAGACGGATGGGCGAGCGCTGTCCAGTGTGTCCCTGGCGAAGGGGTTGTCACTGCTAGGGACAGAGGAAGCAAGATTCATCGAGGGCAAGTGGAGGAGGCAGCTTGATTCAGAGATACAAACGCAGATGCGGCGACATGATCTGGCCAAGGAGGTCTACGCCTTGCTCAtggacgccatcaaggccctcGGGCCTTAG